One window from the genome of Neospora caninum Liverpool complete genome, chromosome VI encodes:
- a CDS encoding putative zinc finger (C3HC4 type RING finger) protein: METEDLSDLLAAFDSLPELSNRETDSDRDFPSSANRSREEPENAQEIEGERQTGGERETAGEGGERIARLGFTSREGSEQVSTPSLRAVLDFPSLIPDERERRADGGEGDRPRVAFLGSPEESESDGARDSERESAARGGEGFASQGGVSSAAGPRGDLRPAETSPVLLETAASARGLSGGEERVNDPFDLDDTLGAFFDAALPPASVESWTDFLLSQADRPPAPALPCASPAPRFLAFHAPGPPISPPPVRASRPVASLSSRSPPLPSLPSRSSSSSVAAPRPCPPSGLSVPGAARRQMHALPLHAAVSSASAAEGLRREVGNSPAEREREPRPGRDVPEAPSARPSRVHEHSGQAEADSSPSRLRRRPLSLDDYFSVAQQSRRRCTGTSQVSTSNGDEPGRQATPEPAASLPLTTSRVRVAPVSSGSSASSGCALLTDVSQGPRAPPVPASPRRIHPSSPFPPPISPPSSPLRARSSPSSPPSPSSASSSASFSSSNASVPEGASRMPFPSVSPQHESVRGAPASPPEKTRQLPLRGAPLSGSKLLAGACLFFGKAQECPVCLTEFEAVAEVASVDDCRHAFCLRCISKWVRQSRSCPLCRGQTTTVCLWKARHAKPGPGAKNVASKAAEANGASAKGETDAGGIRAFAFARRLQPDRNNILKPVSLATKLSRSGRETRSGRRVPTRRAKASPTSRPAARLSPSRSPSSVAPEQGRDLALATSREEGADQAIQVDVLEGPGVPEL; this comes from the exons ATGGAGACCGAAGATCTGTCGGACCTCTTGGCTGCTTTTGACTCTCTCCCTGAGCTCTCCAACAGAGAGACCGACTCCGACAGAGactttccttcttcggcaAACAGGTCAAGAGAAGAGCCCGAAAACGCTCAAGAGatagagggagagagacagacagggggagagagagaaaccgctggagagggaggagaaaggatCGCCCGTCTTGGTTTCACGTCAAGAGAGGGGTCAGAGCAAGTTTccacgccttctctgcgagCTGTTTTGGATTTTCCCTCGTTGATTcccgacgagagagagcgacgggcggacggaggggaaggagacagaccccgcgtcgcctttttgggttctccagaagaaagcgagagcgacggcgcgagagacagtgagcgagagagcgccgcgAGGGGCGGGGAAGGATTCGCTTCGCAAGGCGGAGTTTCTTCCGCGGCGGGGCCGAGAGGGGATCTGCGACCTGCGGAGACTTCGCCGGTTCTTCTCGAGACGGCCGCGAGCGCAAGAGGACTGagtggaggcgaagaacgcgtgAACGATCCGTTCGATCTGGATGACACTTTaggcgccttcttcgacgcGGCGCTCCCGCCTGCCAGCGTGGAAAGTTGGACagactttcttctctcgcaagCAGACAGGCCTCCTGCGCCTGCTCTGCCttgcgcctcgccggcgccccgtttcctcgctttccacGCTCCCGGTCCCCCCATCTCCCCTCCGCCTGTGCGCGCGAGTCGCCCcgttgcttctctctcctctcgcagtcctcctcttccttctcttccttctcgctcgtcttcgtcgtcggtTGCTGCTCCCCGTCCCTGTCCGCCGTCGGGCTTGTCTGTACcgggcgcggcgcgccgccagatgcatgcgcttccgctgcatgcagcggtctcctcggcctcggctgCGGAGGGCCTTCGGCGAGAAGTGGGAAACAGTccagctgagagagaacgggaaccGCGACCCGGTCGAGACGTCCCGGAGGCGCCGTCAGCGCGCCCGTCTCGAGTGCATGAACACTCCGGACAGGCCGAGGCAGACTCGAGTCCCTCGCGGTTGCGGCGAAGACCGCTGTCCTTGGACGATTACTTTTCTGTCGCGCAGCAGTCGCGACGCCGGTGCACTGGAACGTCGCAGGTTTCGACTTCAAACGGCGACGAACCAGGGCGCCAAGCGACGCCAGAAcctgcagcgtctctcccccTGACAACATCGAGAGTCCGTGTCGCTCCAGTTTCTTCGGgttcttcagcttcttcaggTTGTGCGTTGCTGACTGATGTGTCCCAGGGACCGAGAGCTCCACCTGTCCCAGCCTCCCCGCGCAGAATTcacccttcctctccttttcctcctcctATATCccctccgtcgtctccgctccgtgctcgctcttctccctcttctcccccttctccttcttcggcttcttcctcggcttccttttcctcgtcgaaCGCTTCTGTCCCAGAAGGCGCTTCTCGCATGCCGTTCcccagtgtctctccacagcaCGAGAGTGTGCGGGGCGCTCCCGCTTCGCCGCCGGAAAAGACGCGGCAACTTCCCCTCAGAGGCGCTCCTCTTTCGGGCTCGAAGCTACTGGctggcgcctgtctcttcttcggaaAAGCGCAAGAGTGTCCCGTCTGCCTCACTGAATTCGAAGCCGTCGCGGAAGTCGCTTCCGTCGACGACTGCCGCcacgcgttttgtctccgctgcATTTCAAA GTGGGTCCGTCAGAGCCGGTCCTGTCCCCTGTGTCGCGGTCAGACGACGACTGTCTGTCTCTGGAAAGCGCGTCATGCAAAGCCGGGACCTGGAGCGAAGAACGTCGCGAGCAAAGCTGCCGAGGCCAACGGCGCGAGTGCGAAGGGAGAAACCGACGCGGGGGGGATTCGGGCGTTTGCGttcgctcgccgtcttcagcCGGATCGAAACAACATTCTTAAGCCTGTTTCCCTTGCCACGA AACTCTCCCGGAGtgggagggaaacgcggagtGGTAGGCGCGTCCCGACACGCCGAGCAAAGGCCTCGCCGACGAGTCGCCCCGCGgcgcgactgtctccttctcgctcgccgtcgAGTGTCGCCCCAGAGCAGGGACGCGACCTCGCGCTCGCAACTtccagggaagaaggcgccgaccAGGCGATTCAAGTCGACGTTCTCGAGGGCCCAGGAGTACCGGAACTTTAG
- a CDS encoding Eukaryotic translation initiation factor 5,related — translation MALVNIPRDRDDPNYRYKMPKLVSKIEGRGNGIKTNIFNMGEIARALKRPPMYPTKFFGCELGAMAKFEEAEEKALVNGAHKESDLVNILDKFIQMYVLCPGCELPEIDLIVKKGLLTCKCNACGYQGSLDNVHKAATYMVRNPPDAGSSTMGKKKKSKEERRSEKQEKLAKDGKEKKEKKKKRTDDDEESGDDDAHNGKHDGSGDATPTHDAETDSWDDEKTEKEKKKEKKKKDKKKSSTLDSEKKLMHKEALVFDSPELKDVIERLRNVVTRSETVDLASFFHEMRMLQVSQDFDSKCRVYVTVAAIFNDDMTPTSLEERMPYILKVLDTSVSASDVLDAFGFYCQEKGGAAMASFPYCLQKLYNAEALEAEDILKYYSEDKEDPVFTACKKQAEPFLHWLAEDEESSEED, via the exons ATGGCGCTCGTAAACATTCCGC GCGATCGGGACGACCCGAACTACCGATACAAAATGCCCAAGTTGGTGTCCAAAATCGAAGGTCGAGGAAACGGCATCAAAACCAACATTTTCAACATGGGAGAAATCGCCAGGGCCTTGAAACGCCCTCCCATGTACCCCACGAAATTCTTCGGTTGCGAGCTTGGAGCCATGGCCAAGTTCGAGGAGGCCGAAGAAAAGGCTCTCGTCAACGGCGCCCACAAAGAGTCTGACCTCGTCAACATTCTGGACAA GTTCATTCAGATGTACGTCCTGTGCCCGGGGTGCGAGTTGCCAGAGATCGATTTGATTGTGAAGAAGGGACTGCTCACCTGCAAATGCAACGCCTGCGGCTACCAAGGCTCGTTGGACAACGTCCACAAGGCAGCGACGTACATGGTCAGGAACCCGCCTGACGCGGGTTCTTCCACgatggggaagaagaagaaatccaAGGAAGAGCGCCGCTcagagaagcaggagaagcttgcgaaggacgggaaggaaaagaaggaaaagaagaagaagagaactgacgacgacgaggaatccggagacgacgacgccCACAACGGCAAGCACGACGGGTCCGGCGACGCCACTCCGACCCACGACG CAGAGACGGATAGCTGGGACGAcgagaagaccgagaaagagaagaagaaggagaaaaagaagaaggacaagaagaagTCCAGCACACTGGACTCAGAAAAGAAGCTGATGCACAAGGAAGCCCTCGTGTTTGACAGCCCCGAGCTGAAAGATGTGATCGAGCGCCTGAGGAATGTCGTCACACGCAGCGAGACAGTCGACCTCGCGTCATTCTTCCACGAGATGCGAATGCTGCAAGTTTCCCAGGATTTCGATTCCAAG TGTCGTGTCTACGTGACGGTGGCAGCCATTTTCAACGACGACATGACTCCGACGTCTCTGGAAGAGCGGATGCCGTACATTTTGAAGGTTCTGGAcacttctgtctccgcgagcGACGTTTTGGACGCCTTTGGCTTTTACTGCCAAGAGAAGGGCGGTGCGGCGATGGCCAGCTTCCCGTACTGTCTCCAAAAGCTGTACAACGCAGAAGCGctcgaggcggaagacaTCCTCAAGTACTACTCGGAAGACAAGGAGGATCCCGTCTTCACAGCCTGCAAGAAACAGGCGGAGCCTTTCCTCCACTGGCtcgccgaggacgaagaatccagcgaagaagactga